One Rubinisphaera margarita DNA window includes the following coding sequences:
- the cysC gene encoding adenylyl-sulfate kinase, producing MTEQKATNVTWHDHTVSKAERQKLMGHKSAVLWFTGLSGAGKSTVANTVDHLLHSKGIHTYVLDGDNVRMGLNKNLGFSAEDRAENIRRIGEVAKLFCHSGVFVLTAFISPYRADRDKAREILDQGEFIEVYVNASLETCEGRDPKGLYKKARAGEIKGFTGIDDPYEEPANPEIVLNSDNKSIDELAQEVVDYLEKNGYLSA from the coding sequence TGACTGAGCAGAAAGCAACGAACGTTACCTGGCACGACCACACCGTGAGTAAGGCCGAGCGGCAGAAGCTGATGGGCCACAAGAGCGCTGTGCTGTGGTTCACCGGCCTGAGCGGAGCCGGAAAAAGCACCGTGGCCAACACCGTCGATCACCTGCTGCACTCCAAGGGCATTCACACCTACGTCCTGGACGGCGATAACGTCCGCATGGGCCTGAACAAGAACCTCGGCTTCTCGGCTGAAGATCGTGCCGAGAACATTCGCCGCATCGGCGAAGTGGCCAAGCTGTTCTGCCACTCCGGCGTCTTCGTGCTGACCGCCTTCATCTCTCCGTACCGCGCTGACCGCGACAAGGCTCGTGAGATTCTCGATCAGGGCGAATTCATCGAAGTTTACGTCAACGCTTCGCTCGAAACGTGCGAAGGTCGCGATCCGAAGGGGCTGTACAAGAAGGCCCGCGCTGGCGAGATCAAAGGCTTCACCGGCATCGACGATCCGTACGAAGAACCAGCCAACCCGGAAATCGTTCTCAATTCGGACAATAAGAGCATCGACGAACTCGCTCAGGAAGTCGTCGACTACCTCGAGAAGAACGGCTACCTGTCTGCATAA
- a CDS encoding class I SAM-dependent methyltransferase → MTANPQLPTCISQWRDEQIELPTGPLTLTIPADPDALLDDPDVLEESRRTDYVPYWAYLWPAAREMSRLLTSLDEAPAESALELGCGSGLIGLAAITRGIHITFSDYRQEALQLAAFNARQNGLTDFDVLNVDWFNIETERRFPWIIASDVLYEARFHEPFLNAVSQLLEPGGEIWIADPGRALVLEFVRLAQSRGWEPDVYNGEREPRSFPVIGQFQLLVFKPTA, encoded by the coding sequence ATGACCGCTAACCCACAGCTGCCGACCTGCATTTCTCAATGGCGCGATGAGCAGATCGAATTGCCGACTGGTCCACTCACGTTGACGATCCCCGCCGATCCCGATGCGTTGCTCGACGATCCCGACGTTCTGGAAGAGAGTCGACGGACGGACTATGTCCCGTACTGGGCGTACCTCTGGCCGGCTGCCAGGGAGATGTCGCGTCTGCTGACCAGTCTGGATGAAGCCCCAGCCGAATCGGCTCTCGAACTCGGCTGCGGCAGCGGGCTGATTGGTCTGGCCGCGATCACACGTGGCATTCATATCACCTTCAGTGATTACCGGCAGGAAGCCCTTCAACTCGCCGCCTTCAACGCCCGCCAGAATGGGCTGACCGACTTCGATGTTCTCAACGTCGACTGGTTCAACATCGAAACAGAACGCCGGTTCCCCTGGATCATTGCATCGGATGTCCTGTATGAAGCCCGCTTTCACGAGCCGTTTCTGAACGCAGTCTCCCAACTGCTCGAACCGGGCGGCGAAATCTGGATTGCTGATCCCGGTCGGGCGCTGGTTCTCGAGTTCGTGCGGCTGGCGCAAAGCCGAGGATGGGAGCCGGACGTCTACAACGGCGAGAGGGAACCGCGCTCGTTTCCGGTTATTGGTCAGTTTCAGTTGCTCGTCTTCAAGCCGACTGCTTAG
- a CDS encoding sulfatase family protein has product MQNRIQRQWMTINESLFRRMVFIAVLCQWSSGIAFAQQPESLKPIKNVIFILSDDHRYDFMGFHPKSPAWLQTPNLDRMASEGMHFENAFVTTSLCSPSRASILTGQYMHRHQVVDNQRGVPEGTTFYPQLLQEQGMQTAFIGKWHMGHDDDSPRPGFDHWVSFMGQGQYFDPELNINGKRQSFKGYNADVLTDQALEWMQKGRDGSKPFFMHLAFKAVHYPFQPAKRWAGKYHGKPIDYPETRARTERNYRTQPNWVKERRYSIHGIDHMETGPFDKDPVPDLDDLYWDYAETVSSLDDNIGRVLKALEEAGLAEETLVLYMGDNGFHLGEHGFYDKRDAFETSVRVPLLAWSPGNVPAGKTVSQMMLNIDIAPTVLETLGYSDAIDPKQFDGQSFAPFLAGSSTDWRSHFVYEYHWEWNFPATPTLFAIRTDQHKYVYYHGTWDIDSFHELTTDPDERHNLINVPGYQEQIEALRSQLFTELEERNALNAPVRPPAGERLGQRKLPE; this is encoded by the coding sequence GTGCAGAACAGAATTCAACGGCAGTGGATGACCATCAACGAGTCTCTCTTTCGCAGAATGGTCTTCATCGCTGTTCTGTGCCAGTGGAGCTCGGGAATCGCTTTCGCTCAACAGCCAGAATCACTGAAGCCGATTAAGAACGTGATTTTCATCCTCTCTGATGATCATCGCTACGACTTCATGGGGTTCCATCCCAAATCTCCCGCCTGGCTGCAGACACCGAATCTGGATCGCATGGCCAGCGAGGGGATGCATTTTGAGAACGCCTTCGTCACGACTTCGCTCTGCTCGCCGAGTCGCGCTTCCATTTTGACCGGCCAGTACATGCATCGGCATCAGGTCGTCGATAATCAACGGGGCGTGCCGGAAGGAACGACGTTCTACCCGCAGTTGCTGCAAGAACAGGGCATGCAGACGGCCTTTATCGGCAAGTGGCATATGGGGCATGACGATGACAGTCCCCGGCCCGGTTTCGATCACTGGGTCAGCTTCATGGGGCAGGGCCAGTATTTCGATCCCGAACTCAACATCAACGGCAAGCGGCAATCATTCAAAGGGTACAATGCCGACGTCCTGACCGATCAGGCGCTGGAGTGGATGCAGAAGGGCCGCGATGGCAGCAAGCCGTTCTTCATGCACCTGGCATTCAAGGCGGTCCACTATCCGTTTCAGCCGGCCAAACGCTGGGCCGGGAAGTATCACGGCAAGCCGATCGACTATCCCGAAACGAGAGCCCGTACCGAGCGGAACTATCGCACGCAGCCGAACTGGGTGAAGGAACGTCGCTACTCCATTCACGGCATCGATCACATGGAAACCGGCCCGTTCGATAAAGACCCGGTGCCCGATCTGGATGACCTCTACTGGGACTACGCCGAAACCGTCAGCTCCTTGGACGACAACATCGGGCGGGTGTTGAAAGCACTTGAGGAAGCGGGTCTGGCTGAGGAAACACTGGTGCTCTACATGGGCGACAACGGATTTCACCTCGGCGAGCATGGTTTCTACGACAAACGGGATGCCTTTGAGACGTCCGTTCGCGTGCCGCTGCTCGCCTGGTCGCCGGGAAATGTTCCGGCTGGTAAAACTGTTTCGCAGATGATGCTCAATATCGACATCGCTCCGACCGTTCTCGAAACGCTCGGCTACAGCGATGCCATCGACCCCAAACAGTTTGACGGGCAATCGTTCGCTCCGTTTCTGGCGGGAAGCTCAACCGACTGGCGCTCGCATTTCGTTTATGAGTATCACTGGGAATGGAACTTCCCCGCCACGCCGACGCTCTTCGCCATCCGCACCGATCAGCACAAGTACGTCTACTATCACGGAACGTGGGACATCGACAGTTTTCATGAACTGACGACCGACCCGGACGAACGCCACAACCTGATCAACGTCCCCGGCTATCAAGAGCAGATCGAAGCCCTCCGCTCGCAGCTCTTTACCGAACTCGAAGAACGAAATGCTCTGAACGCCCCAGTCCGCCCACCAGCCGGCGAACGACTCGGTCAACGCAAACTGCCCGAGTGA
- a CDS encoding MATE family efflux transporter — protein MDASAALLAPPQPPRETWWNRTAGGREILYVSLPLVISSLSWTVMTFVDRVFLKWESGIAMAAAFSASTLWFSLLCLPLGICMYCATFVSQYSGSHQPKQIGPTVWQGVWISLFLSPLLLLAIPLAPAVFALAGHEPAVQALEIQYFQILCWGIPAMLIAQALSSFYSGRGRTRIVMCVDTFVALLNVFLDYAWIFGKYGFPEAGIAGAGWATVTSLWIKALIYFLLLVQKKHRIEFHSLDLRIHRDLLKRILFYGAPSGFQFVLDVLGFTCFIMLVGRLGGVEAEATSMAFSISTLAFMPIWGFAQAASILVGQHLGENRDDLSARATWTTLHVALVYMTGISLSYLLVPQLFLAPFFVGVETEGGDGEVWQMSINLLRFVAAYNMFDAAMMIFVSAIKGAGDTPFVLKVSLVMASGMAIATYVAVEVLHVGIYGCWSLLTAWVWSLGIIYLIRFLGGKWRSMRVIEQTPAEKEVVEALAGTAS, from the coding sequence ATGGATGCCTCCGCTGCATTGCTCGCCCCGCCCCAACCGCCTCGTGAAACGTGGTGGAATCGCACGGCTGGTGGTCGGGAAATTCTGTATGTCTCACTCCCGTTAGTGATTTCCTCCCTGTCGTGGACGGTGATGACGTTCGTCGATCGCGTCTTTCTGAAGTGGGAATCGGGAATCGCGATGGCGGCTGCCTTTTCCGCCTCGACGCTCTGGTTCTCTCTGCTCTGCCTGCCGCTCGGTATTTGTATGTACTGCGCCACGTTTGTGTCTCAGTACTCGGGCAGTCATCAGCCGAAGCAGATTGGGCCCACCGTCTGGCAGGGCGTCTGGATCTCGCTGTTCCTTAGTCCGCTGCTCTTGCTGGCCATTCCGCTGGCTCCCGCCGTCTTTGCACTGGCCGGTCACGAACCGGCGGTGCAGGCCCTCGAGATCCAGTATTTCCAGATCCTCTGCTGGGGCATCCCGGCAATGCTGATCGCTCAGGCCCTTTCGTCCTTTTATTCCGGCCGGGGAAGAACGCGCATTGTGATGTGCGTCGATACCTTTGTGGCGTTGTTGAACGTCTTCCTCGATTACGCCTGGATCTTCGGCAAGTATGGATTTCCCGAAGCCGGAATCGCGGGAGCGGGCTGGGCGACGGTGACATCGTTGTGGATCAAAGCGTTGATCTACTTCCTGCTTCTCGTCCAGAAGAAGCATCGCATCGAGTTTCATTCGCTCGATCTGCGAATTCATCGGGACCTGTTAAAGCGGATCCTCTTTTATGGGGCGCCGAGCGGATTTCAGTTCGTGCTCGATGTGCTAGGCTTCACCTGCTTCATCATGCTGGTCGGTCGACTCGGCGGCGTCGAAGCAGAGGCGACGAGTATGGCTTTCAGCATCAGCACGCTGGCGTTCATGCCGATCTGGGGATTTGCTCAGGCCGCAAGCATTCTGGTTGGTCAGCATCTTGGGGAGAACCGCGACGATCTCTCAGCTCGTGCAACGTGGACGACATTGCACGTCGCACTGGTCTACATGACCGGCATCTCGCTGAGTTATCTGCTGGTGCCGCAACTCTTCCTCGCGCCGTTCTTTGTCGGCGTCGAAACCGAGGGCGGAGACGGCGAAGTCTGGCAGATGTCGATCAACCTGCTCCGTTTCGTGGCGGCCTACAACATGTTTGATGCCGCGATGATGATCTTCGTCAGCGCCATCAAAGGAGCCGGTGATACCCCCTTTGTGTTAAAGGTGAGTTTGGTCATGGCGTCCGGCATGGCGATCGCGACCTATGTCGCCGTGGAAGTCCTCCACGTCGGCATCTACGGATGCTGGTCCCTGTTGACCGCGTGGGTCTGGTCGCTCGGGATCATCTATCTGATCCGCTTCCTTGGCGGCAAGTGGCGTTCGATGCGTGTCATTGAACAGACGCCAGCCGAGAAAGAAGTCGTCGAAGCTCTCGCAGGAACCGCCTCGTAG